The following coding sequences lie in one Notolabrus celidotus isolate fNotCel1 chromosome 6, fNotCel1.pri, whole genome shotgun sequence genomic window:
- the wash1 gene encoding WASH complex subunit 1 isoform X1: MVRMTQKHCLEGQVYSVPLIQPDLRREEAVHQIADALFYLETISTDIFKRVSDSVEKNRRQLQGVTDRIKLAQARVDKIKGSKKATKVFSSAKYPAPDRLQDYSSIFTEAADPSSQVRPRLRIQNKLRPFDEKALQEKLMYFPVCVSNKKKSEDETEEGLGSLPRNISSVSSLLLFNTTENLYKKYVFLDPLAGAVTKTHTTLETEKEDKPFDAPLSITKREQLERQTAESYFYVPDLGQVPEIDVPSYLPDLPGIADDLSYSADLGPGFAPSGPTQNIPELPSFSEESMAPGPQIQPNVPPPPPPPPPPPPPPEPGLAPAPPAGAPPPPPPPPPPPPPPVNVSADASTAPGLVSGAPSEVVQPSDGRASLLESIRNAGGIGKAKLRNITERKMEKKKQKEQEQAVGAASSGGDFMSDLFNKLAMRRKGISGKGPAGAETGDTPGGTGGAFARMSDVIPPLPAPHSATDDDDWEA; this comes from the exons ATGGTCAG GATGACGCAGAAGCACTGCCTGGAGGGCCAGGTGTACTCAGTGCCGCTCATCCAGCCAgacctgaggagagaggaggctgtCCATCAGATCGCAGATGCTTTATTCTACTTGGAGACCATCTCAACAGATATTTTCAAAAG GGTGTCTGACAGTGTAGAGAAGAACCGCCGGCAGCTGCAGGGCGTCACTGACCGGATCAAACTAGCTCAGGCTCGTGTAGACAAGATCAAAGGCAGCAAGAAGGCCACCAAG GTTTTCTCCAGCGCTAAATACCCGGCCCCAGATCGACTTCAGGATTACTCGTCTATTTTTACTGAGGCTGCAGACCCCTCCTCACAAGTTCGCCCTCGACTTAGGATACAGAATAAACTCCGACCCTTTGATGAGAAGGCCTTGCAG GAGAAGTTGATGTATTTCCCCGTATGTGTGAGCAATAAGAAGAAGTCAGAGGATGAGACAGAGGAAGGGCTGGGCAGTCTGCCACGCAACATCTCATCCGTCAGCTCCCTGTTGCTCTTTAATACTACAGAGAACCT ATATAAGAAGTATGTGTTCCTTGATCCTCTGGCGGGAGcggtgacaaaaacacacactacactagaaacagagaaagaagacaagCCGTTTGACGCACCGTTGTCCATTACAAAGAGAGAGCAACTGGAGAGACAG ACGGCAGAGTCTTACTTCTATGTACCAGACCTGGGTCAGGTGCCTGAAATAGATGTTCCATCATATCTGCCCGACTTGCCAGGCATTGCAGACGACCTGTCCTACAGCGCAGACCTTGGGCCTGGTTTCGCCCCGTCAGGGCCCACACAAAACATCCCTGAACTGCCCTCCTTCTCTGAGGAGAGCATGGCACCTG GTCCTCAAATCCAACCTAATGtcccgcctcctcctccaccaccccctcctccccctccaccacctGAGCCAGGCCTTGCTCCTGCCCCTCCGGCAGGagccccacctcctcctcctcctcctcctcctccacctcctcctcctgtcaacGTCTCCGCAGATGCCTCTACAGCGCCAG GTCTTGTGTCTGGTGCTCCCAGCGAGGTGGTTCAGCCGTCAGACGGCAGGGCCAGTCTCCTTGAGTCCATCCGAAATGCTGGAGGCATCGGCAAGGCAAAGTTACGCAACATTACAGAGCGCaagatggagaagaagaaacagaaggagCAAGAACAAG CAGTGGGAGCGGCGTCCAGTGGTGGAGACTTTATGTCCGATCTCTTCAATAAACTTGCAATGCGAAGGAAAG GCATATCTGGGAAGGGACCTGCAGGTGCTGAAACAGGCGACACTCCCGGTGGTACAGGTGGTGCGTTTGCCAGAATGTCAGATGTCATCCCACCACTTCCCGCCCCACACTCAGCAACAGATGATGACGACTGGGAGGCGTAA
- the wash1 gene encoding WASH complex subunit 1 isoform X2: MVRMTQKHCLEGQVYSVPLIQPDLRREEAVHQIADALFYLETISTDIFKRVSDSVEKNRRQLQGVTDRIKLAQARVDKIKGSKKATKVFSSAKYPAPDRLQDYSSIFTEAADPSSQVRPRLRIQNKLRPFDEKALQEKLMYFPVCVSNKKKSEDETEEGLGSLPRNISSVSSLLLFNTTENLYKKYVFLDPLAGAVTKTHTTLETEKEDKPFDAPLSITKREQLERQTAESYFYVPDLGQVPEIDVPSYLPDLPGIADDLSYSADLGPGFAPSGPTQNIPELPSFSEESMAPGPQIQPNVPPPPPPPPPPPPPPEPGLAPAPPAGAPPPPPPPPPPPPPPVNVSADASTAPGLVSGAPSEVVQPSDGRASLLESIRNAGGIGKAKLRNITERKMEKKKQKEQEQVGAASSGGDFMSDLFNKLAMRRKGISGKGPAGAETGDTPGGTGGAFARMSDVIPPLPAPHSATDDDDWEA; this comes from the exons ATGGTCAG GATGACGCAGAAGCACTGCCTGGAGGGCCAGGTGTACTCAGTGCCGCTCATCCAGCCAgacctgaggagagaggaggctgtCCATCAGATCGCAGATGCTTTATTCTACTTGGAGACCATCTCAACAGATATTTTCAAAAG GGTGTCTGACAGTGTAGAGAAGAACCGCCGGCAGCTGCAGGGCGTCACTGACCGGATCAAACTAGCTCAGGCTCGTGTAGACAAGATCAAAGGCAGCAAGAAGGCCACCAAG GTTTTCTCCAGCGCTAAATACCCGGCCCCAGATCGACTTCAGGATTACTCGTCTATTTTTACTGAGGCTGCAGACCCCTCCTCACAAGTTCGCCCTCGACTTAGGATACAGAATAAACTCCGACCCTTTGATGAGAAGGCCTTGCAG GAGAAGTTGATGTATTTCCCCGTATGTGTGAGCAATAAGAAGAAGTCAGAGGATGAGACAGAGGAAGGGCTGGGCAGTCTGCCACGCAACATCTCATCCGTCAGCTCCCTGTTGCTCTTTAATACTACAGAGAACCT ATATAAGAAGTATGTGTTCCTTGATCCTCTGGCGGGAGcggtgacaaaaacacacactacactagaaacagagaaagaagacaagCCGTTTGACGCACCGTTGTCCATTACAAAGAGAGAGCAACTGGAGAGACAG ACGGCAGAGTCTTACTTCTATGTACCAGACCTGGGTCAGGTGCCTGAAATAGATGTTCCATCATATCTGCCCGACTTGCCAGGCATTGCAGACGACCTGTCCTACAGCGCAGACCTTGGGCCTGGTTTCGCCCCGTCAGGGCCCACACAAAACATCCCTGAACTGCCCTCCTTCTCTGAGGAGAGCATGGCACCTG GTCCTCAAATCCAACCTAATGtcccgcctcctcctccaccaccccctcctccccctccaccacctGAGCCAGGCCTTGCTCCTGCCCCTCCGGCAGGagccccacctcctcctcctcctcctcctcctccacctcctcctcctgtcaacGTCTCCGCAGATGCCTCTACAGCGCCAG GTCTTGTGTCTGGTGCTCCCAGCGAGGTGGTTCAGCCGTCAGACGGCAGGGCCAGTCTCCTTGAGTCCATCCGAAATGCTGGAGGCATCGGCAAGGCAAAGTTACGCAACATTACAGAGCGCaagatggagaagaagaaacagaaggagCAAGAACAAG TGGGAGCGGCGTCCAGTGGTGGAGACTTTATGTCCGATCTCTTCAATAAACTTGCAATGCGAAGGAAAG GCATATCTGGGAAGGGACCTGCAGGTGCTGAAACAGGCGACACTCCCGGTGGTACAGGTGGTGCGTTTGCCAGAATGTCAGATGTCATCCCACCACTTCCCGCCCCACACTCAGCAACAGATGATGACGACTGGGAGGCGTAA